The genomic region GCTTGTATGCCCCAAAGTGCGTTCCATTTCTCTTTATCACTTGCATTCGAGTAGTGCAACATGTCATTGGCAGGGGAGACTTACCCTGAAGATTTAGGGCCGTGGAGAATTGCCATATCGAGACATCGCCCAATCAAGAAACATCCACCGTCCAATCTTTTTGTAAATACTGATATAAGAAAGTATCAGGTCAAAGAcattgaagatattggaTTTTAACGAGATAAATCCTGTACTCGTTGGCCGTCTTGGTGGTTATAACCTTTACATAACCATAACGGTTAAATATTATCGTCTCAGATGAAACGCACGCCACACAGTCCTCACAAAAACAACAGAACTCAACTCAATCACTTTTCTTCAAAGTCTAAATTCTACTTATCTAATCTCAGCCTTAGAGCTTAAGACCAAAGCAATTGGCATAGTAAGTAACAGTCGAGCTCCAATCCGAGAAGAcaccagcaacaccaatCTCCCGGAAGACATCCAACAAGTTAAAcacatcaccatcattgttgatgagcttagCAATAGTAGTGTAATAATAGTTGCCGTCCGCGCCGTTCTTCAGAGGACCAGATCGCTCCAGAGTCCAggtgatgatcttgagaccAAGCTCATTCGCCTTCTTGGCGTACGCGCTGGGAACGATCTTTCCATTCTTGCCAGGTGTGACGAGATAAGGCAGGGGTGGGGCGATGTACCGAACTCCATCCTCCTTGTAGCGAGTGAGGTTGGCAACGGCCTTCTCGAAGGTCTCGGGGGTGTCGCCCGTCTCGTCGAGATACATGGCTTGACGAGCGTACTCAGGCTCGGCCTTGAGCCAGTACAGAATGTCGTCGTACAGGAAGCTCTGGAGATACACATCGCTAGGCTTGACACCAGCCTGCTTGTGCTCGTCGATGAGCTGCTGAGCATACTTCTTCTGGGTATAGTCACCGTCGAAGGGCATCTTGACCTCGGGTGTCTTGAGCTCAGGAGTATGCTTCAGACCAAGGCGCTTGGTGAGCTGAATGTGCTCCTTGTTGCTCAGGACTGTACCGCAAGTAGCGTACAGATCGGTTCGCCAAGGAGGAGTACCGTGGAGGAAGTCGGCAGCGTTGGTGGCGGTGGCATTGAAGCCCTCCATCTTGGCGCAGAGAGTCTTGAACTCCTTGAGGGTAATGTCGCTGGTGCAGCACTTGGCAGAAGCaggcttgccatccttgGCGGGCTTGAACGGCTGGGTGCacttcttgttgagctcGGGGATCGTAACGATGTTGGTCGTGTAGTGAAGATCGCACTGAGAGTGTCGGCACACGAGCTGGCGATCCTTGGTGAAAGCAACATCGCACTCGAGGATACCAGCACCCATTCGAGCACCAGCCAGGTTCGACTCGAGAGAGTGCTCAGGGAACTGAAGAGTACCACCGCCACGGTGGGCAATTGACCACTGGGAAGGCTTCTGAGGCTTCTCCGAGCACGAttgaagcttcttcttcagcgaACCCTCGTCCATGTCATTGACGAGGTAGTAGGGTCGAGGGCCGAGCTCAATCTGCTTGATTGGCTTGACAGTCTTGAACAACTCCTTATCGCCATAGCTGGGGCTGGGAGCAGCCACGGCAGGGCTGACGACCGCAAGGCCGGCAACGAGAGGAGTAGAGAAACGCATGGCGAACAGGACAAGTCAATTGATTGACAAAGGAGCAAGCAGGTTCAATGGAACAAGAGACACCGACAAGGCTTGGCGAGAACCAGCAATTGAGGCCTTAATCGAGACTGAGGCTTGACCAAACACCAAAACTTTTCGACGCTACCTGGACGCTCACCAGGCTTTATGGACGAGAGAACTGCACATTGATACCCAGCCCGATAGACCTTTCTGGGCAATGCACCGAGATGACGTCGCAGGATTCCCAGGAACAAGCCCATTCACAAAGAACACCCCTACAGGATGTGGTTTTTGTTGAACCTTCGGTGTTGATTATCGGCCTAGAAGAGACGAATTGAGCAATCACATCGCAGATCACAGCACTTGCAGGCCAGCTTCTGCAAAGAGCACAAGGTCCCCGGAGCTAGCAGTAGGCAAAGTCCGTACGAGATGGGCATCTTTGACAAGCACGTGTGGAGGAGACGTGGGCGTCGTTGGAGGGGGGAGGCTAAGGATAAGCTTAGCAGCGTTACACTGAACCGTTCAGCTAGAGGCGTGTTTAGTATGGACCTTGTGATTTGCCGAAACCTAGCTTAATTGAACCCTTGCCGTAGCCACCACGCATAACCCGGTCGAGATATCGAGCATCTTTGGAAGGCGCATGAATAAAGTTGGCGAACCGTTCAATCGAAAGTCGGCGATTCATGCATGTGCATGCATGAGTAAGCCATGCTGTCATAGCATCTCACTGCTACCCGAACTCTTGCTCGCGCTTCTCTATGTATGCCACATTACAACTCGTCCTTGTCCCCATCTTTCATGTAGTCGTGTTCAACTGCATGCCCCTTCCGGATCTTGCGAACTTCCTCGGCCGTGACTTTGAAATGCTCAAATGAGTGTGCATCTTCTCCAATGCCCCAAGCAAAAACTCCCCCAACTCCGAGCTCCGGCACGACATGGCTAAACTTTGTCTGAATGCTCTTTTTAGTGTCAAACGTCCACCATCGCCACTCCTTCTCGTCCCAATAAAAATAGCTTCCGTCTTCATCATACTTCCCAGCGGTTCTCGCATATTTAAACGATATAGATACGTCCTGAGGGATCTCGTCATGCCAGCTAAAGCCGCCTGTCTTGCCTAGATTAGCTCCGGTCTCAGGATCCTCAAGCAATTGAGTAGGGCACCCAAGAATCTCTCCCTGTGAGCATTCTTCGGTCATGAACCATTTGACATAGTATCCGAACCCAAGATTGAGCTGACTCGGTGATGCGCCCCGGTCGATATAACGCTGGATTGAGTCTTGAGAATCCGAGACACCGCTGTGATGCTTAGTCACGACATCTCGGCGGTTCATCAGGTCGTATgtcatgatgttgaggaagtcgACTTCTTTCATGATCTTTGGAACGGTGGTGGGCGTAAAGGCCATCAAATCGACCTCTTTACCCGGAACAGCCGCTGAAAGAAGTCTGTCGAGACCAATAGCGGCACGCAGCTCCTGGAGGAGCGATACAAATGCATTGATTTCCCATTCGCGCTCAGAGTTGGGAATTTGCTTGTAATCATCACGGTTGCCTCTGTTGTAGTCAGTATGTACCTAGTAATGACCAAGATTGCAATGTTCCTTACCCGGGATACTCCCAGTCAATGTCGATGCCATCAGCGCCCGTCGCAGTGACCATGGCCGCAACCTGGCGTGCCCACCGCTTCCGCGTGGTTTCATTCTTGGCCGCTTCCTCGAAACCTTGAGTATCGCCCCATCCTCCGATAGCTACCATTACTTTGGTGTCGCCAGGGAACCTTTTGCGGACACCAGAAACAGAGGTGAACAGCGGATAGTCGTGAGGTTTGTTGTCAACATTGAAGGTCTCGGAGTGCATGAATGCCAGAATGACATGCGAGACATCTTGAAGTGCGCTTTTTGATGGGACAATATCATGTTGTCTAAAATTTCAGTCAGTGAATATTCCGAAGTTATTGCTTGGCGACGAGGGAGGTGCATTTACCCTGTGAGATACATAACGCAACGGAATGGCTCGGCTTGAGATATGGCAGTCGCGGTCACCAGCGCCAGGAATAGCAGATGCCATTGGAAAATCATTCCGACGATGCCCGTTTGAAAGGAAGGTAATTGTTTGGCGATTGCCTACTTTATGCTAGACTGGAGAGGGCACTGATTTGAGGTGGCACTTTCTCAATTGACCCGCAGATGTAGATGTAGGCGAAGTGGATGTTTCTTGACCAATGCTTCAGACGGGCGGAGTCTCAATTAGTACTTTCAACCTGATTCACCAACAAACACAGAACAATAAACAAAATCTTTCAATGCCTGTTCATTCTGGCTCAAATTAACTCGTATTTCCTATTTCCCAATGCAGCTTCCTCCCAGATAAGAACCCGTTTGCGCCTGCGTTCTATCCTGTCTAGTAACATATGCCACAACAAGACCCTCCCTCGCAAATTCATGCCTGGGTATTGTATTATACAGCGGATAAAACCGCATCAACGCCAGAGCCTCCAAAAGAAATCTACAAAAGTAatcccccccccccaaaaaaaaaaaaagtcgTGGTATCGTGTTCGCTTCGTGTTCGCTTCCTTCAATATCCCAGTCCTGTCTAAATCAGCCCTCGACTCTTGAGAATCCGActgagctccttgagctgCACTGGTTTGGAGAGAAACAGATCCAGTCCGTTCGCAAAAGCATCCTCCTGTGCATCCTTAGAGGCGAGGCCAGATATAGCGACAATATGCGTTCGTGGCAAATCTGAGGCCTTCTCAAACCCTCGAATTTGTCGTGTAGCCTCAAACCCATCCATTACCGGCATGGAAATATCCATCAAAATACACTTGTAAcacccttcttgagctttgtAACACTCCAGAGCTCGGAGCCCATCCGAGGCCGAGTCGTACTCCACacccatcttcttcatgtACGTTTGTAGGATCCTCATATTGATAGCATTGTCTTCTACCAGAAGGAACCGTTGATCCTGGGGTATTGTAGGTAGTTGCAAAGCGGGCACTGATGGCAACGGAGTCTGTGTGCCATCGTCATTCCAATGCGCCCTTCTCTTCTTAGGAGACAGCGTTGGAGCAATATCAAAATAGCCGCGGTCCTTGTCATCGGACCCATGTTGGATAAGATCGGTTTCTGCCGCCGATACAGTCGGTGGTTCGTCGAGTCTGGTCGAGATGCTGGCACGATCTGCAGCTGTTGCTTGTAATTTCGTCCAGCGCCTGAAGCAGAGAACAAAAGCTTTGGCAAGTTTCCTCGGTCCCACACTAGATAAGAACGTCAGCGGTAAGGAACAAGTAGTAACAAACAGATGACTCACGGGCGCGATATGAAACTGAACAATCCCCAATTGAGCTTGCGCTGTGACCTATGTGACCTGTCAAGCGATCGAGCGACCGCAGCACTGCGACACACCACGATAACTGGGGACGATAGCTCGTCTCGAGGTTGGTTTGCTATCGTTTCAAGGTGAGATTCGTCACAGAGTATCAGGTCAGGAAGATACTCAGCGTTGTGGAGGGAGTCGACGACATGCATACGCAACCAATCGTGGCAGACCTTTTGCAGCAAAGCAAGTTCGTCAAACTCCCTAGAATTCCAACGTTGACTTTCTGAGCCACCTCCGCCGAAAGGTGTGAAGCCGTTGATACAAACGCGGAGACCTGACAACTCAATGGCCTGGGACTGAAACTCCTCGCGGTCGGAAATTGTTTCCGTCGAATCAACACTGACAGCTTCTAGTGGTAGTTTTACCGCGATGCGGGTTCCCGTGCCCACCTTGCTTTGAACATGTATAGAGCCTCCGAGGGCCCTGACGAATTTCCTCACAAGACTTAGGCCAAGGCCAGCGCCCGAAGAATGAATATTCTCTTGAGCGAACGGAGCGAACAGACGGTGGTTGAGATAGTCTTGCCCGATGCCAGCTCCTGTGTCGGTGATATCGATATGAACGACTCGATCCCTTAACCGGCTTTGCCCAGGAGGATCCTGGTAGGCAGACACTTTAACATAACCCCGTGTAGTGTACTTGAGAGCATTGCCACAAAGATTCATGATTATTCGCCTCAGCGCCCCTGACTCAACATGGAACGCCCAGTCTACCGCTGGGTCAATGTCCAACATCACAAGGACTGCGTCAGGACCAGCTCCGTTGCTGATCTTTTCTCCAGCCTTGATACTATCCGCAACGTCCATACCATCAAGGCGGGTAAAAGGATCGCCATTAAGCTCTTCATTCGGCCTGTCATCGTGAACAAGCGAGAgtgattgttgttggtagGTGTGGCCCGCATGAATACACTCCACGACTTCTTCCACCAGCATGTCCAGATCCAGATTCGAAGTGATATGCATCATCCCGTCCGTTGGTCCACTTCTCTGGTTAGACTGTGCGCCTCTCACGAAGGCAATACCTGAGTTCGGCGACTGTTTACTGGGTGCCTTGACAAAGTTGTTGATGCGTGTCCAATCAAGCAAGTGATTGATCGTATCCAGAAGTGTACGGCCACAGACCTCAAGGGAGCGCAATACATCGCCCTGGAATACATCTAATGCGGTATCACGCAAGAGCTCGGCACACAGAACAATGCCGTGAAGTGGAGACCGGAGTTCATGGGATAGGGAGCTGAGTAAAGATGTCGTCGCCAAGGATACTATGGAActctccatcatggcaacgTCTGCCATGATGACTGCGCTGAAAGCGGCAAGGTAGCTCAGTTCCCCCTGGATCGTAAAGATGCGGGTTGGTGTCATTGTATAGACAAAACACCCGGAAAACCAGCGATCTCTGTGAGAATCCCATAGAGGTACAAAGGCAACGCTGCGTGCTCCCGGGAAGATATCGCGAATAGCCATGCCTTCATTTTTCCGTGAATACGGGTCGTTGACCTTTCGCGACTTTTGGTTCTCGCCCctttgtccttcttgaaTGCTCCGAGCCTTCTGGGCCTGGAAAACGGCCATAGCCGAGTCCTCGCTAGCCGGATCACTCGATGCCATCACTCCGTAGCCATCGAAATTAAAGATCTTGCCTTTTGGATAGCGGCGTAGTAGCCTCTGGAGCTGTCGTTGGGGTATAGTTCTACTGCGTCCTGCTGGGGCTTCACCATTGATGCTGGAAGACACAGACGTAGAGAATCCAAGGATAGGGCACATAGCGCCTGAGGACCGGGAGTCTGCGGAGTTCCGGGGGGATGAGACTGAAATATTACCTTTACCTggagaggacgaagatgaggatgaggaggaagagcgaCCGTGGGTCCGTGAATTACGTCGTAAAGAACCGGACCGGATTCTGCCAGCAAAAGAGCCAATACCTGCATCCAAAAACAGGACCCCCTCAACTTCAATCGACTCGCGTAGTATGTTTGCCGCTTTAGAGAAGATTTGGTTCAGCTGCTGCGATCGCGATTCCTCTCCAGTCGGAACTGAATGAGGAGTCTTGTCCGTCGGATGGAATGGGCTTGTCGGCTTATTCTGACTAGGGCTTTCAAGAACAAAAGTATCTGGCGTGGATATGCTCTCCGTGTCGG from Fusarium oxysporum Fo47 chromosome III, complete sequence harbors:
- a CDS encoding PLC-like phosphodiesterase — protein: MRFSTPLVAGLAVVSPAVAAPSPSYGDKELFKTVKPIKQIELGPRPYYLVNDMDEGSLKKKLQSCSEKPQKPSQWSIAHRGGGTLQFPEHSLESNLAGARMGAGILECDVAFTKDRQLVCRHSQCDLHYTTNIVTIPELNKKCTQPFKPAKDGKPASAKCCTSDITLKEFKTLCAKMEGFNATATNAADFLHGTPPWRTDLYATCGTVLSNKEHIQLTKRLGLKHTPELKTPEVKMPFDGDYTQKKYAQQLIDEHKQAGVKPSDVYLQSFLYDDILYWLKAEPEYARQAMYLDETGDTPETFEKAVANLTRYKEDGVRYIAPPLPYLVTPGKNGKIVPSAYAKKANELGLKIITWTLERSGPLKNGADGNYYYTTIAKLINNDGDVFNLLDVFREIGVAGVFSDWSSTVTYYANCFGLKL
- a CDS encoding glycoside hydrolase superfamily; protein product: MIFQWHLLFLALVTATAISQAEPFRCVMYLTGQHDIVPSKSALQDVSHVILAFMHSETFNVDNKPHDYPLFTSVSGVRKRFPGDTKVMVAIGGWGDTQGFEEAAKNETTRKRWARQVAAMVTATGADGIDIDWEYPGGNRDDYKQIPNSEREWEINAFVSLLQELRAAIGLDRLLSAAVPGKEVDLMAFTPTTVPKIMKEVDFLNIMTYDLMNRRDVVTKHHSGVSDSQDSIQRYIDRGASPSQLNLGFGYYVKWFMTEECSQGEILGCPTQLLEDPETGANLGKTGGFSWHDEIPQDVSISFKYARTAGKYDEDGSYFYWDEKEWRWWTFDTKKSIQTKFSHVVPELGVGGVFAWGIGEDAHSFEHFKVTAEEVRKIRKGHAVEHDYMKDGDKDEL